GCAGGAGGGCATCCCTGGAACGGCCGTGGAGGGCGAGTACTCGTGGGTAGCGCCCGACGGGAACGAGTACCACGTCAAGTACGTCGCCGACCGCTTCGGTTACCGCATCGTCGACGACAACGTTGTGCCCAGAATGCGCAGCGACGAGCcggaggctgaggaggacgaTGATTAGATGTGAAGTTGAAGGATTCGTCGAGAACGTCATGTTTGCCGCACCTTTTAAAATCTACATTAAAGAATATGTTAgatttaattaataaataatattattttcgTATAAATACGTCTTGATTATCCAGGAATTTAAAGTAAAactcaaaacactttattcctttAATTACAAAGAATATTCTTTAAACATACTTGGCTagttatataacaataatatgagataaacatgaataatatcAAGCaaacatattgaaaaaaaaaacattttatctatttatttatctttatagtATTACGTAAAGTTGAGATCGATGTTACGGATGCAGTACTTTAcaatattatatccatatatgaggTCGTTGATTGGAAGCCTCGAATCCAAGGAGATGCATTTTCTGCGCCTCTGATTCCGTATATGTTTAGGGATCTGGAGAGTTTAATTGTGTTATTGAAACACCTGTTGTCTTTTGATGTCTGTGGTAATGTCCAATGTGGATAATTTCCGTGGGTGATTTTTGAATGGGTAATTCTTACACTTTTAGTTATACTTTCAACTATTAGCTTGTGTTAGGGAATAtgtgcttacatacataaacatgtgcatgtatattcattACCACACACATATGTTAATATCGACCCGCCCACAGCACAAGGAACAAATctgatgtatttttcttgttatgtCAGTGTATaatttttcctttgttatttacATTTCCATGTTCgcagagcatttttttttctcttcgtctactGTCACTGTAAGAAAATTAATATATAGTTCTAATGgtcgtttttctctctcactcctcaattatagaaataaagagttgagcgcacacatatatatatacaaacacatacacatatacaaacacaaacgtatgtgtgtgtgttcgcgcgcatgtatgtatacttataaactTAAACAACTTAAACAAAATCCTGAAAGTATTCCTATAATCACTTAATCCGAAAACTTTTTACCGCAgccacaagaaaaagaagaagaggaagaagaaaaacgagtcGCTGAAAGGCTACATGTACCAAAAAGATAGTGCATCGGAACCAAGTTGATGACAATCACGACGATATGACTACGACTGACATTGCCAAAACTACTAGAAGCTACTGTCAAGAGTATGGTTTATAATTTTAACAATCACATTATGATAAATGGTAATGGAAAGGGGCTGTCATATAGCATTCTATATTTGATATtccgaaatgagagagaaaaaaaggaaaacgggagCGATTCGAAAAATGCTGATTTTTAAATTGCTCTCTACAAAGGATTAGTAAGCATAATGGCAACGATGCTAATTGCAACTATGCTAATGATGCTAATACCGATAACagaaagatgataacgataacaataatattcatggtAAGAGCAAGTGGAATGTCAACAGCAATATTATAAAAGATATGAAGCTAGTGTGATTAGTGACAATGTTATAGCAATGATGAACGTAAAGTAACTGACATAATAAATACAAcgattgataaaaatgatattaaaaatgataatcagtGAGGCTCATGATTGCTATAGTGGAAGTGTATTACCAGCAGAAGTAACAATAATTCTGATAAAATGtctaacagcaacaataagaataatacaaacgacgatatcaatattgattatgatactaCTTGTGATAATATTAGGTAAGGAAGATTTTCTTCAAGAAAATGGTCCTGTGCAAAGATAGCATCgataacgatgctaatgataCTGACAGATGCATCAACTGAAAAACATAGTTGTTACTtttaaagaatgaggaaaaatatatagattatattaaacaataacaattagcaaTGCATAAAGTAGACCTAAATAATAAACgatataatcaaaacaaaacagaatctAATACAATAGAATCTTGATTCAAGTAAAAAACTCATAGATAGAAATTGATCTACATTGAAATGCTGAGTTAAATGTCGCCAGGTTCAAGAGCATCAAACAGGACAGGAAAGGAACCCTCATGTTCCAGACTTGTCCTCGTCAGAAGGTCCTGTCGGAGAGGTATAAATTACCGTCCAAGCAACAGGCAAGCATCAGTTGTCATCCTAGACTCACAAAATGAAGATTCTGGTGAGAGTCCGTTGCAATTGCAATTGCTCTTGCAATGGAAGGTTTACTTTTAGatctcagctttctcccaatTTCTATATGGgatcgccgttatggatgagccgcctccactgatttctttcttttgcttcctcttctgTGATTTCTTTCAATTGCGTCATCTCGTACACAGTCTCGccatctcttccttctaccctgaACTTCCATCTTCATTGTATGTTTTCAAACATAGTATTTGTTCCTTCTGAGCAGGTCTCCACACCACCTCAGTCTCCCTTCCtgcattttctttgatatttctacCACCTTTGTTGATCCTCTTATGTACGCATTCCTAATCTTATCCTCTCTTGTTTCCCCAAACATCCACCTCAACATTGTCATTTCTGctccatccatccttttctcctctgtCCTTTATCATACATACTGTTTCTGCTCCATACAACAGAGCTGGTCTAATAATTGTTCTATTAGACCGACTTTATTGTATGGAAGATATTGAAAGGTTTGCTTTTGGATATTGTAATTTAATCGCTACAGAATTATGACtatattgtaaacgtttcagattCTCTTCGCTCTGGGTCTGGTCGCCCTGGCCGCCGCCCGACCCTCCGACATCATCGACTTCGAGGAGGACCACATGGAGCACGAGCAGGAGGGCATCCCAGGAACGGCCGTGGAGGGCGAGTACTCGTGGGTAGCGCCCGACGGGAACGAGTACCACGTCAAGTACGTCGCCGACCGCTTCGGTTACCGCATCGTCGACGACAACGTTGTGCCCAGAATGCGCAGCGACGACGTGCCGGAAGCTGAGGAGGACGATGATTAGATAGGAATTATGTATTAGATATAAATGACTAAATAATGTTCACTACAAAAGAACTTTATTTTCCCCCGGCCGCGGTTCGCCTGTTCACTTTCTCTCTGGACGaaacgatgaataaaaaaaaaaaaagaaaaaaaaaaaaaaaaaatcatattacttCACATAATCCCCAGTCACAGGCATAACCCAACGGAATCCCACCCAAAACGAATGCATATGCATTGCTCAAAGGTTAATTTAAGTCTTCACTGCAGATTTTCATTGCAAACAACTTTTTcacttacttttatatttttcttttatctctttaaaCTGGGAGTTTCCTTTGCATAACTAGGTACTGGTGCTTGTCTAGATTTATCATGAATAGCATTTGATACGACAGGAACTATGATTtctaaatatgaataaagatcaTAACTGAAAAAAGTAATAAGTACCGTATCatcatttccctttctgtttttggAATAAagcttttttaaaaaataatcgtccatttactaataatgttaacaatatatTAGATGAATTATTTATACGTAAACCAGTAAATGAACAGCACGTTAAAAACATTCTTTCTACATAACGAATACATAGATTTGGCTAAATAGAGAAGTAATAAACAGTAGAATAGAAAGATGTAAAGAAGCATGCAATGACCTCAGACACGTCGGTTACGCATTTTGGGCACATCGTTGTCGTCGACGATGCGGTACCCGTTGTGGTCGGCGATGTACTTGACGTGGTACTCGTTCCCGTCGGGCGCTACACACGAGTACTCGCTCTCCACGGCCGTTCCTGGGGCGCCCTCCTGCTCGTGCTCCATGTGGTTCGCCTCGAAGTCGAGTGCGTTAGTCGGTAAGAAAAATATCACTTATATTCTTAAAACTTTTCCCAGTGCAAGAATAAtctttaatatcgttattatcgttattgttattatcatcttgactgtttttgttattttgactaTCCTTATGATCATATATTTCTTTGAATTAACTTTGCTATTCATGTCATTTTtagttatcaatattgatattattgttattggtgtcgcCATTATGACAATTTTCATCAGACAAAACAGGTTTTGAGAATCTGCTTACGAAAAGaagatacatatttagatatctatatctgtctattcatcaatctgtctatatattaatcacacacacatactaatgataatatatatatacacatatacgtacatacacccacatatctatctatatatgtatacaaagatatatgtacacatacatgtttgcatgtatatatatatatatatatatatatatatatatatatatatatatatatatatatatatatatatatatatacaaatataaatattatatatatatatatatatatatatatatatatatatatatatatatatatatatatatatatatatatatatataaccgttacAAACTTTCAATATATGAATACCTAGTCAACTAACCACAGGATATTCCTACAACACGAACGATTAACAGATTGATATGTAACGAAAACTACTACTCTCTTTACGGCCACTTCTTGTTACCTGAGAAAACTGTCAATCAAATATCTAGTTACTATCATTTTCGAGAGCTCCCGTTGCAACCTTTGTCGAAATGTTAATCATAAAGAAAGATTCGGAAAAAATGGACACAGTGATATCCTGCACTGGCCTTTTGAGTGACTACTTTCgcaactaataacaatgatggtaatagcaatacattctctctctctctctctcaatctattaatatatacacaaatatatgcttgtatgtatgcatgtctctctccctttatatacacatgaatatataaatgtgtgtgtgcgtgtgtgtgtgtgtatgtgtgtgtatatatacatgtgtgtacatattatatatatatatatatatatatatatatatatatatatatatatatatatatatatatatatatgcctatatgtatagatagagagagagagagaacgataatgacaaaatcatatacataaatacttaaaagaacaaaaacatgaCCGTCTCTTTTCGTGGTCCCAATGTGTCCTCGCCAGAAGGCTATGTCGCCGGGTATATATTGAAGCCCAAGCAAACAGCAAGCATCAGTCACTCTTCAGATCCTCACCAACATGAAAGTACTGGTGAGTTTGATTTCTCGATTATCAGTCAAAATACCCATTGGCTTTTTGGCTATATATCAATCGGTATTAAAAGGGAAGAACAACGAAGAGTGAAATATAATTCTCGTAAAATTTATTCTTTCGTAGGTTCTCTTCGCTCTTGGACTGGTCGCCCTGGCCGCCGCTCGACCCTCCGACATCATCGACTTCGAGGAGGACCACATGGAGCACGAGCAGGAGGGCATTCCTGGAACGGCCGTGGAGGGCGAGTACTCGTGGGTAGCGCCCGACGGCAACGAGTACCGCGTCAAGTACGTCGCCGACCGCTTCGGTTACCGCATCGTCGACGACAACGTTGTGCCCAGAATGCGCAGCGACGTGCCGGAAGCTGAGGAGGACGATGATTAGATAGTTTTTTGTCAGATGTTACAGGGAATGTATGGGGAAGTAATAAATCAAATCGGCCTTTATAACagttttataattatcctttaaacgcacatacgcatgcacacacacaaatatatatatatatatatatatatatatatatatatatatatatatatatatatatatatatatatatatatatatatatatatatatatacatatgtgtgtgtgtgtgtgtgtgtgtgtgtgtgtgtgtgttagttttagatacagacacacatttatatatgtagagagaaaacaacaaagacTGATGGgcaggaaaatagaaaaacacttccataatgttattgttgtcattagtaaTGAGAAGGAcgagaataatagtagtaatagcaataaagataagagTAGTGATCACAACCAtggtaacaacaccaataatattgattatataaaCCATTTGAATGATAGCAGttcaatactaatgatgataataacaattccgacgacgatgaggatgatatcaataatcgtaataatgataatgattacaataatgataacgatcattatataacaattattatattattattataataacattattataacaatgataccgCTAATGCTACTTTaactgttaatgataacaatgaaaatggaaattatataaaatcatgatgataatgttattgataatactagGAACTGTCATCACtggtactgatgataacaatgaaaaagctTGTGATGGTTGTAAAGCCCAcagaaacaatgatgatggtattactaAGCATAATGAGAACAAGATGAAAActaggaaatagtaataatgatggtaatagcag
The DNA window shown above is from Penaeus vannamei isolate JL-2024 chromosome 12, ASM4276789v1, whole genome shotgun sequence and carries:
- the LOC113821829 gene encoding cuticle protein CP575, translating into MKVLILFSLGLVALAAARPSDIIDFEEDHMEHEQEGIPGTAVEGEYSWVAPDGNEYHVKYVADRFGYRIVDDNVVPRMRSDEPEAEEDDD
- the LOC113821831 gene encoding cuticle protein CP575-like; the encoded protein is MKILILFALGLVALAAARPSDIIDFEEDHMEHEQEGIPGTAVEGEYSWVAPDGNEYHVKYVADRFGYRIVDDNVVPRMRSDDVPEAEEDDD
- the LOC113821828 gene encoding cuticle protein CP575; protein product: MKVLVLFALGLVALAAARPSDIIDFEEDHMEHEQEGIPGTAVEGEYSWVAPDGNEYRVKYVADRFGYRIVDDNVVPRMRSDVPEAEEDDD